One Papaver somniferum cultivar HN1 chromosome 10, ASM357369v1, whole genome shotgun sequence genomic window carries:
- the LOC113318266 gene encoding 60S ribosomal protein L23A-like, with amino-acid sequence MAPPAKVGTKKGDPKAQAVKAAKAVKSGASTLKKKIKKIRTSVTFHRPKTLKKERNPKYPRISAPPRNKLDHYQILKYPLTTESAMKKIEDNNTLVFIVDIRADKKKVKAAVKKMYDIQTKKVNTLIRPDGTKKAYVRLTPDYDALDVANKIGII; translated from the exons ATGGCGCCTCCAGCTAAAG TAGGTACAAAGAAGGGCGACCCAAAAGCTCAGGCTGTGAAGGCTGCAAAGGCAGTAAAATCTGGTGCGTCAACCTTGaaaaagaagattaagaagatcaGGACATCAGTCACATTCCATCGCCCAAAGACTTTGAAGAAGGAAAGGAACCCTAAGTATCCTCGCATCAGTGCACCTCCAAGGAACAAGCTCGACCACTACCAGATTCTTAAGTACCCACTTACAACAGAGTCTGCAATGAAGAAGATCGAGGACAACAACACCTTGGTTTTCATTGTTGATATTCGTGCAGACAAGAAGAAAGTAAAGGCTGCAGTTAAGAAGATGTACGATATtcaaaccaagaaagtgaatacCTTGATCAG GCCTGATGGAACCAAGAAGGCTTATGTTAGGTTGACTCCAGATTATGATGCATTGGATGTGGCTAACAAGATTGGTATTATCTAG